TCATTTGCGGTGGCAGCTGCAAGCATTGTTTTTCCAGTACCTGGTGGTCCATAGAGTAACATTCCTTTAGGCCAACCTAGTGGGAAAAGATCTGGTCGTTTAGTAGGATAAACAATTGATTCACGTAATGCACTCTTTGCTTCATCCAAACCAATTACTTGATCCCAAGTAACGTCTGGTTTTTCTTTCATTAGCAGTTCTTCAAAGTCATTCTCATCTTCTTGTCTCTGAACTGATGCTTTTTGTTCTTCTTCTGTAGCTTTTGGATCAACTGCAGGTTCTACACCGTGAGCCTGCTGTAAGGCATTAATTCTATTATGATAAGAGTTGCAACGTTCTTTGTATATTTGATTTAGTTTGCTTGTAGGGTAGAGTTGTAATAGTTTTACCAAGGCATCTATTGCATGTTGATAGTGTGTAATTGCCATTCCACGAGCACCTTGAGAATCAAATTTTATAGCCTCAGAAGCATATTTGCTGGCTGTATTTTCTAATTCTTGGGGGGCTAAACTCATCTCAATTACCTACGCAGTATGTCCTTGATGATTTTGTTGGTATCCTACTGTGTTAATCTCTGTCGCAAAATTGGTTAAATTAATTGCACTTGTTTCTTGTTCATCATAATCAGGTCCGTTACGATAATTCTTTTTGAAATCGGATTTATCAGATAGGGTAGTATGCATATCTTTTACTTTGTTAATAGAATCTTCAGCTGATAGAATTAGTTCAGAAATTTCATCATCAAAATCAGATATGGAGGTGGACGCCTCTGATATAATAGATACAAAATGCTTGAGAATTGAGCGCATTTCCTTTTTATCAGAATATTTGCATAAAAGAAAATCAGCAATTCCTACAATTTTATCTAAATCCTGTAACTCTTCAAAGGATAAACTATCAATGGTTTTATCATCAGGAGATTTTATTTCGGTTAATTTTTTGTCAATTTTAGCAGAGATTGTTCGTATACGCTCAATATCTTTTGTAAAATCACGTTTAGAGTTAAGTAAAGTCAAGTATTGCATTATTTTGAAAAATCAAGATTAGGGTACTGCTTTCTTAATTTAGAGTCTACAATCAATTTTACTTCATCAAGAAAAATTGATGATTCCTCATTTGAGCGACTAAAATCAAATCTTGCCTTTGTAAGAGCAGCTGAATCCAATACAATACTACCCAAATGTACAGATAATTCAGATAGTTTCTGGCTACAGTTTGGGAAAATGTCATATAATTTAGCGCTAACAGTACGAATCATCGGAATTATTGGTGGCAATACCTCAGGAATAGTATTAACACCAGATATCATGCTTACCTGTTTTTTGATTTGAAGGAGTGTCTCAAAGCAAAATAAAACAGTTTGTTCAAGATCTAATGATTTGAGGTGTGTTTTATCGTCATGTTCATAGTCTTCTAGTAAAATTTGATTTTGTTTCTTTACCTCTTGTCGTTTTTCTTTTAAAATTTCAAGATTTTGAGATAATAGATTAATAGAATAATCCAATCTTGGGACTAGAGTTACAGAGTGAGAGATATTTTCAATCTCTAATGAATTACAATTAACCAACATATCAACACTGGATGATAGATTTTGTATTTGAGGTCATTGTCTCAAGTAATTTAGTAACTACAGTTACACCCACCAACAGATACAATTTTGATTTTTTTTGAGTATTTGTATAAAGGAATTTAGCTCTCAATTTTACCTAATAACAAATCAAGTAAATTTATGGTCAATGAGCATGCTTTAACGGTAAGTTTGGAAGAATTTGGCTTGAGCAAATATGAAGCACAAGCATACGTAGCATTAATTTCAAAAGGAACGATTTCTGCAAGTGAATTGGCATATTATTCGGAGATTCCAAGAACAAAAATCTATCCAACGTTATTAAAATTAGAAAATAAGAAACTGGCAATTATTTCAAAAAGCAAACCAATAATGTGTACAGCAATTGCGCCAGAAGATGCATTTGATGGAATAATTCATGAACAAATTAACAAAGTTAATGCCATGAACTCCCTAGTATCAAATCTAAAGAAAGCGAGTGAGGAGAGTAGAAAAACTAGAGGTTCTGAAGAGAAAAGATATTTTCATGTTGGGGCAAATAATGTCTTAGCTCAGCTACAAACAATGATTGATGGTTCAAAATCTTCAATCAAAATTATGGCTGATCAATGGGGGTTTGGACTACTAGCAGAATGTAAGGAACAACTATTGTCAGTTCTTCGCAGAAATCTTGAAGTCAAAGTACTAGTATCACCATCACAGATTTGCTCAGAAGCATATAGAATAATTCCAGAGGGTGTTGAAATTCGTTCATCAGAGATTACACAGAATTGTTTTATTTTTGATGAGGCTGAATTACTAATGGTAAATAATGACAATGGCAAAGGGGCAATTTTCTCATCAACAGATATCCTAGGGGCAAACCAAGAAAAAATATTCTCAACTATTTGGAAGAATGCAGTTAAAACAAAAGCACTAGCTGACATGACAAAAACAGAAGCCCAAGAAATTTACAAAATAATCAAAACTGTAAACGAGTTAGGATTACCATACATTCTCAATTCTTCCATGATTTCAAAAAAATCAGAAAATGACTTGTTTAAGCTATTAGAGAAGAATGGAATTTCATTAAAATCAAAATCATTAGATGATATTATTGAGATGATAGATGCAATTATACAAATTACGTGTTCAGGACATGTCAACTTTGAGGCAAATACAAAAAACATCACAGTAGAATCAAAACTAAATAGTGGACATTCACTTCCATGGGTCTCTATTTTAGATGGATGTCTCCAAAAACAAGGCTATAAGACAAGAACTGTATTTCAGGATAATCCCTCAAAAGGGGAGCGAGTTCACATCAAAATTAGTAAGAGTTAGAATCTAAAACTGAAAAAGATTATTTTTCAATCTTTTTTCTTGATTCTTTATATGCAATATATGCAATTAGCTCAGCAGTATTCTGAAATGGAGTATTACCTCTCAGATTTTTTGCAATAAACTCAGATACCTTGTTGGCTATAATTTCAATATTAGTCATGGTCATACTCTAACTGTATCATTTCAATTGTTTTAGCATCAAATTTTTCAAAACATTTTTTCAATTGCTCTTCATTTAATTCTTCATCATGGTATAGCATTTTGCTCTAAATCAAATTATCAATATAGTATTCATTACATTAACAGGTAAGAAACTTGTACAAAATACTCAGCTTTCCTAATCTAAAACCAATCACAGGCGTCTAACAAGGCAAAATTTTAGGTTCACCACCAATAAATAATTCCAATTAAAATAGAGCCCATGCAAATGATCTCAATTAATTATATTCTAGAATGCATGAATGATGAGAAAAACTATTTTGGAGATTTGTGGAAAACCTGTCTAAATAATAAAAAAAGATTCAACAGAACTAAACTTAAAGAAATTTTAAAAAAAATGGAGTTACTTGGTCACATAAAGAAATACGGTTACAAAAATGATGCATACTATGAAAAATACTATCATTATTCAGTTGAAGACCATATTGGATTTATCAACAACGCAATTTTTACCTTTGAATCTAGAATAAATTCATCAATAAAAAATTTAGAGAGTAAAAAAATATTTTTAGACATATCCATTGATCTTACTTCATACAAATTTAGTAAATATACAAAATCCGAATACGAGTCATTATTAGCTAGCATGACTAGTATGTTTGAAATAGCATCATCAATTCTATGGACTAGAGAAAACAGCGATGATAGTGAATTGAAAAAAGAATTATCTAAATGTTTCAAACAAATTAATGAGTTTATGGATGAGATTAATCACAGATTACTTGAAGGTAGAAAAACACAAGAGAGAATATTATTACAAAGAGACTTTAGCAGTAGGATACCAAAAGAAGGTTATTTGAAAATCTAAAATGTTGCCACTAGCGACATTTACTAGATCCTCATCATAAAATGCCTCTAGTGACAAATAATTACAAATTTTTCCGATATACAAGATCTTCTGTTAATTTTTTATTTGACAATTCATTTTATTTGATTTGTAAATACTAAAATCAGACTAAAATAAAGCATCATAGTCTTGATTGAAGAAAAACTTGAATCACTTGGAATTACATTACCAAATCCACCCACACCTGCAGGTTCGTATATTCCTGCAATCAGAACTGGAAATTTGCTCTTTATCTCAGGACAGATTCCAATGCAAGATGGCAGAGTAATCTTCACAGGCAAAGTCTCAGAAGAAAACATAGAGACTGCACAAAAATCTGCAAAGATGTGTGCCATTAACATTTTAGCTCAAATCAAAAGAGAGTTAGGAAGTCTGAACAATGTTTCAAAAATAGTCAGGTTGTCAGGATTTGTAAATTCTACGCCTGAATTCTCACAGCATCCCAAAGTGATCAATGCAGCTTCGGATTTATTTTTTGAATTATTTGGAGATAAAGGAAAGCATTCAAGAATTGCACTGGGAGTAGCTAATTTACCTCTAAATTCCATGACAGAAATAGACGCAATAATCGAAGTAGCATAATCAAGATTTATCAATATAAAAAAGGAAGTGAATTACGACTGTTCCAAAAACATAGTTAATATACAAAAAGAAATTAAGAAAAATAGTGTCTAAGACTATCTTAATGGTATTAATTGCAATTTCATTTGTATCTACTGCAGCATTTGCAGAGCCCTCAATTGAAGTTGGGGTATCATCTCAAAATATCAAATCATTAGATTCAGTCTTTGTTATTGGAACAATTTCAGGAGTCTCTGATTACTTACCAGTTACAGTTACAGTAACGGATCCAAATGGCAAAGTTGTTTACAAAATTCCAGTCTCAATTGGCAATAATGGAGAATTTAGGGAATTAGTAAAACCAACAATTCCAAGTTTCATGGCAGGAACTTACACAGTTACTGCAAGCCATAAAGATACAGAAAAAACTGCAACTACACAATTTACAGTAACTGCAGAAAAAATTCCTAGAAATCCAAATGCCCCAGAAAGCAATGAATCAATAATTGGTGGAGAAACACCTAGCCAACCAACAACACCATCAAGTGGATTAACAATTTCAGCTGATGCAATTAACGGATCAGATGTTATCAAAATTACAGGAAACACCAGTGTTAGAGGTTCAGATATAACACTAGTTGTAAAATCACCTTCAGGAAATATCATTACAATCAACCAAGTTTCACCAGGGCCACAAGGAAATTTCAATGTAGATATTAAAACAGGGGGACCACTATGGAATGAGGATGGAATGTACACAATTACCGCTAACCAAGGAGCTGCATCAGAATACAAAAAAACAGTCAAAGTTGAAATCAAAGACGGAGTGGTAATTCCAGAGTTTGGAGTTATTGCATCACTGGTTTTAGTAGTTTCAGTATTTACAATCATCATATTTTCAGCAAAATCAAAACTTAGTATTTTACCAAAATACTAGAAATTTACGGCAGGAAATATTCTAAAAGCACAATGACATATTTGGATGAAATAAAATCTCAGAAATATATTTCACTTGAGACATATAGAAAAAACAATCAACCGATAAATACTCCAGTATGGTTTGTGATAAAAAATGACTTAATCTATGTAGTTACAAGAAGTCAAACAGGCAAAGTGAAACGTCTAAAAAACAATAATCAAGTGAAAATTGCAACTTGTACAATTAAAGGAAAAATTACAGGAGAGCAAGTTGCAGGAATTGCTACAATTCTAAATGATGAAGAAACTAAAGATGCTGTAAAATGGAGAGACCAAAAGTATGGACTTATGGCAAAAATTGCAAAATTTTTCAGTAAAAGTAAAGGAGAATTTTGTGCATTCTCTATTAAAATCAATTAATGTTTAAAAATCATTTAAGTTTCTTGTTTAGTTCAGTAATGAATTTTTTAATTTTTGGTTTTGGGATGACTGCACCACATGCTTTGTCATGACCCCCACCAGAACCACCGAGCTCAGTTGCTAAAACATTAACAATTTTTCCCAAGTGAACATTACAATCTTTCGAACCTCTAACAGATACAGCATAGATACCATGATCAACTCTTTCTTTGTATGCAACGCCAACATTTTTTCCAGATAAACCCATTACAAAATTGACTGCCCCGCTAGCACCAGCATCTAAAATTTCCATATATCCAAGATTTTTCATGGTTTTCATTCCTTTCTTGACTTTGGCAATCATTTGAGATAATTTTTCAACTTGAATTTGTGCAAATTCAAAGGTGTTTGGAATTTCATGTGGGAATTTAGAGTCTGCTAATTCTTCAACCAAATACAACAAATAGTCAGGTTCTTTTTGATGGCCAACTATATTGTAAGTAAGCACCGTTGCACTAATTAATGCAAATTGTCTGTCATAGATTTGCAATAATTTAGAACCTATAGGCCTATCTTCCATATAATCAGTAATTGCAGCACATGTTGCAACAAAAGTTGCATGATCATTTAATTTAGATTTAAATGCATTGTAAACTAAAACTGCAGAACACTCATTGATATTATGAATTACTTTAACTTTGATTTTCTGTAATGATTTTACAACATTTGGATCAATATCATGATGATCAATGTAGGTAACACTTACTTTATTTTTTCTCAAAGTAGTCATGATATCAATAAACTCATCTTGAGTTTTTTTGCTTAATCCCAAATCACAAATGTATAAGGATTTTAATTTTTCATCAGATACAACTTGATGTAATGCCTCCATTTGTCCAGGATAGTCAACAAGAATTGCATCACCACCAAAAGCTTGTCTTATCAATGCTGCAGAACTAATTCCATCAGCATCTTCTTTATGGGAAATACAAATTACCTTGGTTCGTTTAATAGTAGATTTTTTTGATGCAGATTTTTTTGAAACTTTGGCAGAGCTTGTCTTTTTTGTAGTTTTTTGTGTGTTTTTACTACCAGATTTTTTGCTAGTCTTTTTTGGAGATTTTTTTGATGCAGATTTTTTAGTTTTAGTTAATGCCAATATATTTTAAAAAAATTATATTCCCTCATTTAAATGAAGAATGATTATTGTGATTCTTTGGCAGATTTTTTGATGCTAGGATTAACTAAAGAGCTTGAATCAACATATACATCATAAAATGAAACCCCCTCTAATTGGGTTTGATGGTCTA
The window above is part of the Nitrosopumilus sp. genome. Proteins encoded here:
- a CDS encoding TrmB family transcriptional regulator, whose translation is MVNEHALTVSLEEFGLSKYEAQAYVALISKGTISASELAYYSEIPRTKIYPTLLKLENKKLAIISKSKPIMCTAIAPEDAFDGIIHEQINKVNAMNSLVSNLKKASEESRKTRGSEEKRYFHVGANNVLAQLQTMIDGSKSSIKIMADQWGFGLLAECKEQLLSVLRRNLEVKVLVSPSQICSEAYRIIPEGVEIRSSEITQNCFIFDEAELLMVNNDNGKGAIFSSTDILGANQEKIFSTIWKNAVKTKALADMTKTEAQEIYKIIKTVNELGLPYILNSSMISKKSENDLFKLLEKNGISLKSKSLDDIIEMIDAIIQITCSGHVNFEANTKNITVESKLNSGHSLPWVSILDGCLQKQGYKTRTVFQDNPSKGERVHIKISKS
- a CDS encoding RidA family protein; this translates as MIEEKLESLGITLPNPPTPAGSYIPAIRTGNLLFISGQIPMQDGRVIFTGKVSEENIETAQKSAKMCAINILAQIKRELGSLNNVSKIVRLSGFVNSTPEFSQHPKVINAASDLFFELFGDKGKHSRIALGVANLPLNSMTEIDAIIEVA
- a CDS encoding PEFG-CTERM sorting domain-containing protein yields the protein MSKTILMVLIAISFVSTAAFAEPSIEVGVSSQNIKSLDSVFVIGTISGVSDYLPVTVTVTDPNGKVVYKIPVSIGNNGEFRELVKPTIPSFMAGTYTVTASHKDTEKTATTQFTVTAEKIPRNPNAPESNESIIGGETPSQPTTPSSGLTISADAINGSDVIKITGNTSVRGSDITLVVKSPSGNIITINQVSPGPQGNFNVDIKTGGPLWNEDGMYTITANQGAASEYKKTVKVEIKDGVVIPEFGVIASLVLVVSVFTIIIFSAKSKLSILPKY
- a CDS encoding PPOX class F420-dependent oxidoreductase, yielding MTYLDEIKSQKYISLETYRKNNQPINTPVWFVIKNDLIYVVTRSQTGKVKRLKNNNQVKIATCTIKGKITGEQVAGIATILNDEETKDAVKWRDQKYGLMAKIAKFFSKSKGEFCAFSIKIN
- a CDS encoding DHHA1 domain-containing protein, with the protein product MLALTKTKKSASKKSPKKTSKKSGSKNTQKTTKKTSSAKVSKKSASKKSTIKRTKVICISHKEDADGISSAALIRQAFGGDAILVDYPGQMEALHQVVSDEKLKSLYICDLGLSKKTQDEFIDIMTTLRKNKVSVTYIDHHDIDPNVVKSLQKIKVKVIHNINECSAVLVYNAFKSKLNDHATFVATCAAITDYMEDRPIGSKLLQIYDRQFALISATVLTYNIVGHQKEPDYLLYLVEELADSKFPHEIPNTFEFAQIQVEKLSQMIAKVKKGMKTMKNLGYMEILDAGASGAVNFVMGLSGKNVGVAYKERVDHGIYAVSVRGSKDCNVHLGKIVNVLATELGGSGGGHDKACGAVIPKPKIKKFITELNKKLK